The Daucus carota subsp. sativus chromosome 7, DH1 v3.0, whole genome shotgun sequence genome window below encodes:
- the LOC108194436 gene encoding uncharacterized protein LOC108194436 produces MGNYVSSCTPISSTMKSPKAARVIFPSGEIRQFREPLKAAELMLECPSFFVVNSKSLNVGKRFSPLSADEDLEFGNIYILFSMKRVNSMVTGGDMAVVFMAASSAPKRLAGVNNNKGRVLPETAESVDRSPENDEGSRLNLDEVEGFSTVEIRYRLAVCRSKKPLLETITEEPLVR; encoded by the coding sequence ATGGGAAACTATGTATCTTCATGCACGCCTATTTCTTCAACCATGAAGAGCCCAAAGGCGGCTAGGGTTATATTCCCCAGCGGCGAAATCCGACAGTTTCGGGAGCCGCTCAAGGCCGCCGAGCTCATGCTCGAGTGTCCGAGCTTCTTCGTCGTGAATTCCAAGTCTTTGAACGTCGGAAAAAGATTTTCTCCGCTCTCGGCCGATGAAGACTTGGAGTTcggtaatatttatattttattttctatgaaGAGAGTGAATTCTATGGTCACTGGCGGCGACATGGCGGTGGTCTTCATGGCGGCGAGCTCGGCGCCTAAGCGGCTCGCCGgtgttaataataataaagggAGGGTCTTGCCGGAGACGGCGGAAAGCGTTGACCGGTCGCCGGAAAATGATGAAGGGTCGAGATTAAATTTGGATGAAGTAGAAGGGTTTTCAACGGTGGAGATTAGATATAGATTAGCAGTTTGTAGGTCGAAAAAGCCCTTGTTAGAGACCATTACAGAAGAGCCTCTTGTAAGGTAG